A single window of Collinsella aerofaciens DNA harbors:
- the xerD gene encoding site-specific tyrosine recombinase XerD, which translates to MPANKEHTEATPSSLAVAAGEYLDYLAVERGLARNTIAAYRRDLTTYCAYLERAGIVSFEEVTRQVVEGFVADRRDGGYSDASVERALAAVKGLHAFLVRDGAVAQNPTAALRLPKKAERLPEYLSVEDVSALLDQDFPEGEMGLRDHAILEVLYGCGLRVSELVGLDVGDIHIDDGFVLVRGKGSKERLSPLVGSAARALMLYVTEGRSRLAAHAHGTETSAVYLNKNGRRLSRQAVHAICERYGRQVGLVGLHPHTLRHSFATHMLAGGADLRVLQEILGHADISTTQVYTHVDRTQLTEVYLAAHPLAHR; encoded by the coding sequence GTGCCGGCGAATAAGGAACATACCGAAGCTACTCCCTCGTCGCTCGCCGTGGCGGCGGGGGAGTATCTCGATTACCTCGCGGTCGAGCGGGGTTTGGCGCGCAACACGATTGCGGCCTATCGTCGTGACCTGACGACGTACTGCGCCTATCTGGAGCGGGCGGGTATTGTGTCTTTTGAAGAGGTGACTCGTCAGGTCGTGGAGGGCTTTGTCGCCGACCGTCGCGATGGGGGCTATTCCGATGCCTCGGTGGAGCGTGCGCTTGCAGCCGTGAAGGGCCTGCATGCCTTTTTGGTGCGCGATGGGGCTGTAGCCCAAAATCCAACGGCGGCGTTGCGCCTGCCTAAAAAGGCTGAGCGTTTGCCGGAGTATCTATCGGTGGAGGATGTCTCGGCTCTGCTCGATCAAGACTTCCCCGAGGGCGAGATGGGCTTGCGCGACCATGCCATCTTGGAAGTGCTCTACGGATGCGGTTTGCGTGTGAGCGAGTTGGTGGGGCTCGATGTGGGCGATATCCATATTGACGATGGCTTTGTACTCGTTCGCGGTAAGGGCTCAAAGGAACGCCTGTCCCCGCTGGTGGGAAGCGCGGCGCGAGCTCTGATGCTCTATGTAACTGAGGGACGTTCTCGCTTGGCCGCCCATGCTCACGGGACGGAGACCTCGGCGGTCTATTTAAATAAGAACGGACGTCGCCTGTCGCGCCAGGCCGTGCATGCGATATGCGAACGGTATGGGCGTCAGGTGGGGCTGGTGGGGCTCCACCCCCATACCTTGCGACACTCCTTTGCCACCCACATGCTCGCGGGTGGTGCCGACCTGCGTGTGCTGCAGGAGATTTTGGGCCATGCCGATATTTCGACCACGCAGGTCTACACGCATGTCGACCGCACGCAACTGACCGAGGTCTATCTGGCAGCGCATCCGCTGGCACATCGCTAG
- a CDS encoding CTP synthase, with protein MTKHVFVTGGVVSSLGKGITAASLGRLLKSRGYKVTMQKADPYLNVDPGTMSPFQHGEVFVTEDGYESDLDLGHYERFIDENLTRDSNFTTGAIYKSLIARERRGDFLGGTVQVIPHVTNAIKDKFRRIEEQTGSDVVITELGGTIGDIESQPFVEAIRQYRKEAGPENVCYIHVSLVPYIAAAHEVKTKPTQHSVKELRSFGIQPDIIVLRSDHHIDDAIRGKIASFCDVDTDCVFTNEDCASIYDVPQLLAEQDFDLRICERLGLDPRERDMSEWNEFLRKQNHANHHADKVKIAVVGKYTQLPDAYLSVIEALHHAGVFYDRHVDVQLVDGESLDEQNVSEVLGDASGILVPGGFGKRALEGKILAAEFAREHKIPYLGICLGMQVAVCEFARNVVGLAGASSSEFDPDGPYSVIDLMSSQEDVTEKGGTMRLGAYPCKLAADTLAREAYGEELVYERHRHRFEFNNAFRDQLEDAGLVISGLSPDERLVEMVELPRDVHPWYVATQAHPEFKSRPTNPQPLFREFVRASIGQHEGVDRLQVTPMNLATD; from the coding sequence ATGACCAAGCATGTGTTCGTAACCGGTGGCGTGGTTTCGTCCCTGGGCAAGGGTATCACCGCGGCCTCGCTGGGCCGTCTGCTCAAGTCGCGTGGCTACAAAGTAACGATGCAGAAGGCCGACCCGTATCTGAACGTCGACCCCGGTACCATGAGCCCGTTCCAGCATGGTGAGGTCTTCGTTACCGAGGATGGTTACGAGTCCGACCTGGACCTGGGTCATTACGAGCGCTTTATTGATGAGAACCTGACCCGCGATTCCAACTTTACGACCGGTGCCATCTACAAAAGCCTAATCGCCCGCGAGCGTCGCGGCGACTTTTTGGGCGGTACCGTGCAGGTGATTCCCCACGTCACCAATGCCATTAAGGACAAGTTCCGCCGCATCGAGGAGCAGACCGGCTCCGATGTAGTCATCACCGAGCTGGGCGGCACGATTGGCGACATCGAGTCCCAGCCGTTTGTCGAGGCCATCCGTCAGTACCGCAAGGAGGCCGGCCCCGAGAACGTCTGCTACATCCACGTGTCGCTCGTTCCCTATATCGCCGCCGCCCACGAGGTCAAGACCAAGCCCACACAGCATTCCGTCAAGGAGCTCCGCAGCTTTGGCATCCAGCCCGATATTATCGTGCTGCGCTCCGACCACCATATCGATGACGCTATCCGCGGAAAGATCGCAAGCTTCTGCGACGTCGACACCGATTGCGTCTTTACCAACGAGGACTGCGCGAGCATTTACGATGTTCCGCAGCTGCTTGCCGAGCAGGACTTTGACCTGCGCATTTGCGAGCGCCTGGGTCTGGACCCGCGTGAGCGCGACATGAGCGAGTGGAACGAGTTCCTGCGCAAACAGAATCACGCCAACCATCACGCCGACAAGGTGAAGATCGCCGTCGTGGGCAAGTACACGCAGCTGCCCGATGCGTACCTGTCGGTTATCGAGGCCCTGCACCATGCGGGCGTCTTCTACGATCGCCATGTGGACGTCCAGCTGGTCGACGGCGAGAGCCTCGACGAGCAGAATGTCTCCGAGGTTCTGGGCGACGCCTCGGGCATCCTGGTCCCCGGCGGCTTTGGCAAGCGCGCCCTGGAGGGCAAGATCCTCGCGGCCGAGTTTGCCCGTGAGCACAAGATTCCGTATCTGGGCATTTGCCTGGGTATGCAGGTGGCCGTGTGCGAATTTGCGCGCAATGTCGTCGGCCTTGCCGGCGCCAGCTCCTCTGAGTTCGATCCGGATGGCCCGTATAGTGTCATCGATCTGATGAGCTCGCAGGAGGACGTGACCGAGAAGGGCGGCACCATGCGCCTGGGCGCCTATCCGTGCAAGCTCGCCGCCGATACCCTTGCTCGCGAGGCATATGGCGAGGAACTCGTCTACGAGCGTCACCGTCACCGCTTTGAGTTCAACAACGCCTTCCGCGACCAGCTCGAGGACGCCGGTTTGGTTATCTCGGGTCTGTCGCCTGACGAGCGCCTGGTCGAGATGGTCGAGCTGCCGCGCGACGTGCATCCGTGGTATGTGGCAACCCAGGCTCATCCCGAGTTCAAGAGCCGCCCGACCAACCCGCAGCCGCTGTTCCGCGAGTTCGTACGCGCTTCGATCGGCCAGCACGAGGGTGTCGACCGTCTGCAGGTGACGCCCATGAACCTCGCTACGGACTAA
- a CDS encoding YfcC family protein, giving the protein MTETAKKKRGMPSSFTILLALLAIVAVITVIVSGTSGGAVTAARLSDFCTAPILGFADALPVCLFVMILGGFLGMMTETGALDNGIAVLVQKLKGNEIMLIPVLMLIFSLGGTTYGMCEETVPFYALLAATMMAAGFDPMVGAATVLLGAGCGCLGSTVNPFAVGAAVDALTGVGIEVNQSIIIGLGAVLWIATTAMSIFFVMSYAKKVKADKGSTILSMQELKDAEEAHGKAASEVHKEVKLTGRQKGVLIAFAFTFVVMIVGFIPLADLNEGVANFFDAGAVYDADGNAVVQGWSALITGLPIGQWYFDEASTWFFLMAVLIGIIGGLSEKQIVNTFITGAADMMSVVLVIALARGISVLMANTGLYVFVLDAAANALAGLSGVIFAPMSFLVYFGLSFLIPSTSGMATVSMPIMGPLAVKLGFSPEVMVMIFSAAIGVVNLFTPTSGAIMGGLALAKIEWTTWLKFALKLIVALSVVCAIILTVACVLL; this is encoded by the coding sequence ATGACTGAGACCGCTAAGAAAAAGCGCGGTATGCCTTCATCGTTCACCATTCTTCTAGCTCTGCTGGCAATTGTTGCAGTGATTACCGTTATCGTCTCCGGCACGTCCGGCGGCGCGGTTACCGCAGCCCGTCTGAGCGATTTCTGCACCGCCCCGATCCTGGGCTTCGCTGACGCTCTGCCCGTCTGCCTCTTCGTTATGATCCTGGGCGGCTTCCTCGGCATGATGACCGAGACCGGCGCCCTGGACAACGGCATCGCCGTTCTGGTGCAGAAGCTTAAGGGCAACGAGATTATGCTCATTCCCGTGCTGATGCTCATCTTCTCCCTCGGTGGTACCACCTATGGTATGTGCGAGGAGACCGTTCCCTTCTACGCCCTGCTCGCCGCTACCATGATGGCCGCTGGCTTCGACCCCATGGTCGGTGCCGCTACCGTCCTGCTCGGCGCTGGCTGCGGCTGCCTGGGCTCCACGGTTAACCCGTTCGCCGTCGGCGCTGCCGTCGACGCTCTGACCGGCGTTGGCATTGAGGTCAACCAGTCCATCATCATCGGCCTCGGTGCCGTCCTGTGGATTGCCACTACCGCTATGTCCATCTTCTTCGTGATGAGCTACGCCAAGAAGGTCAAGGCTGACAAGGGTTCCACCATCCTGTCGATGCAGGAGCTCAAGGACGCCGAAGAGGCTCACGGCAAGGCTGCTTCCGAGGTCCACAAGGAGGTCAAGCTCACCGGTCGTCAGAAGGGTGTTCTGATTGCCTTCGCCTTCACCTTCGTCGTCATGATCGTCGGCTTCATTCCGCTGGCCGACCTCAACGAGGGCGTCGCCAACTTCTTCGACGCTGGCGCTGTCTACGACGCCGACGGTAACGCCGTCGTCCAGGGCTGGTCTGCCCTGATCACCGGCCTGCCCATTGGCCAGTGGTACTTCGACGAGGCTTCCACCTGGTTCTTCCTCATGGCCGTCCTTATCGGTATCATCGGTGGCCTGTCCGAGAAGCAGATCGTTAACACCTTCATCACCGGCGCTGCTGACATGATGTCCGTTGTTCTCGTCATCGCCCTCGCCCGTGGCATCTCCGTCCTCATGGCTAACACCGGTCTCTACGTTTTCGTCCTCGACGCTGCCGCCAATGCCCTGGCTGGCCTGTCCGGCGTAATCTTCGCTCCCATGAGCTTCCTGGTCTACTTCGGCCTGTCCTTCCTGATCCCCTCGACCTCCGGTATGGCTACCGTCTCCATGCCCATCATGGGACCGCTGGCTGTTAAGCTCGGCTTCTCGCCCGAGGTCATGGTCATGATCTTCTCCGCCGCCATCGGTGTCGTGAACCTGTTCACCCCGACCTCCGGCGCCATCATGGGCGGTCTCGCCCTGGCCAAGATCGAGTGGACGACCTGGCTCAAGTTTGCCCTTAAGCTCATCGTCGCGCTCTCCGTCGTCTGCGCCATCATCCTGACCGTCGCCTGCGTGTTGCTCTAA
- the rsmH gene encoding 16S rRNA (cytosine(1402)-N(4))-methyltransferase RsmH, whose translation MERGILTQEYRHEPVMLGEVLESLQLKSGSVVCDCTLGGAGHSVKMAAQVGETGLLLGVDQDDIALEAAGARLDREVPGVPHQLLKGNFGDLDELLCSAEVPGVDGFLFDLGVSSPQLDIPGRGFSYNEDAPLDMRMDPGNNTLNAAEVINTYNEHDLARILRVYGEEKFASQIAREIVRRREHEPIETTGQFVEIIKAGIPAAARRHGGHPAKKSFQAIRIEVNHELDVLERGLDAATRWLNPGGRICVISYHSLEDRIVKNHFKEMSQGCTCPPEIPVCVCGNVPILKVITRKPLVAQPDEVARNPRARSAKIRVAQRL comes from the coding sequence ATGGAGCGTGGGATCTTGACACAAGAATATCGGCATGAACCTGTCATGCTCGGCGAAGTGCTTGAGTCGCTGCAGCTAAAGAGCGGCTCCGTCGTCTGCGACTGCACCCTTGGCGGTGCCGGCCATTCGGTAAAGATGGCCGCGCAGGTGGGGGAGACCGGCCTTTTGCTCGGCGTCGATCAGGACGACATAGCCCTCGAGGCCGCTGGCGCCCGTCTGGACCGCGAGGTTCCCGGCGTACCACACCAGCTGCTGAAGGGCAACTTCGGCGACTTGGACGAGCTGCTTTGCTCGGCCGAGGTGCCCGGGGTCGATGGCTTCCTGTTCGACTTGGGCGTTTCGTCGCCGCAACTCGATATCCCTGGCAGGGGCTTTTCGTACAACGAGGACGCCCCATTGGACATGCGGATGGATCCGGGTAACAACACCTTAAACGCAGCTGAGGTCATCAACACCTATAACGAACACGACCTCGCCCGGATTCTACGCGTCTATGGCGAAGAGAAGTTCGCCTCGCAGATCGCACGTGAGATCGTGCGCCGCCGCGAGCATGAGCCGATCGAAACCACCGGCCAGTTTGTCGAGATCATCAAGGCTGGTATCCCCGCTGCCGCTCGCCGGCATGGCGGACACCCAGCCAAGAAAAGTTTCCAGGCCATTCGCATCGAGGTCAATCACGAACTCGATGTGCTCGAGCGAGGGCTTGACGCCGCCACAAGGTGGCTCAACCCGGGCGGACGCATCTGCGTCATCTCGTATCACTCGCTCGAGGACCGTATCGTAAAGAACCACTTTAAGGAGATGAGCCAGGGGTGCACGTGCCCGCCGGAGATTCCGGTGTGCGTGTGCGGCAACGTGCCGATACTCAAGGTCATCACCCGCAAACCCCTGGTTGCCCAACCCGATGAGGTTGCGCGCAACCCTCGGGCGAGATCAGCCAAGATCCGCGTGGCACAGCGTCTGTAG
- a CDS encoding division/cell wall cluster transcriptional repressor MraZ encodes MGMTGAYERNLDAKGRLSLPAPLREELGEHVRVFKALDVDALYVFSAEAFDKWVEGLFAGREGHEGFNPRDINDQKLMRAINKRTTSMDVDSAGRIGLSESLRKQANLDREVTVVGNYDHLEVWDRATADEDDDDEALLDLFFS; translated from the coding sequence ATGGGAATGACGGGTGCATACGAGCGCAATCTCGATGCAAAAGGTCGTCTATCCCTGCCTGCACCCCTTCGTGAGGAGCTTGGAGAGCACGTTCGCGTGTTCAAAGCCCTGGATGTCGATGCTCTGTACGTGTTCTCTGCCGAGGCCTTCGATAAGTGGGTCGAAGGACTCTTCGCGGGTCGTGAGGGCCACGAGGGTTTTAACCCGCGTGACATCAACGACCAGAAGCTCATGAGGGCGATCAACAAGCGCACCACGTCGATGGATGTGGACAGCGCGGGTCGTATCGGTCTGTCCGAGTCTCTCCGCAAGCAGGCGAACCTCGACCGCGAGGTCACGGTTGTGGGCAACTACGACCACCTTGAGGTTTGGGACCGCGCTACGGCCGATGAGGACGATGACGACGAGGCCCTGCTGGACCTCTTCTTCTCGTAA
- a CDS encoding DUF1846 domain-containing protein — MRQGFDNAKYIELQAAHIKERISQFGGKLYLEFGGKLFDDYHASRVLPGFEPDSKFRMLKSIADDVEVIIAINANHIEKNKARGDLGITYDEDVLRLVDLFRGNGFAVAAVVITQYAGQPAADVFRNRLNALGIPAKLHYPIEGYPHDVDLIVSDDGYGKNEFVETTRPLVVVTAPGPGSGKLATCLSQLYHEHKHGTAAGYAKFETFPVWNLPLTHPVNIAYEAATADLDDANIIDSFHLEAYNKTTVNYNRDVEAFPVVRALMEKILGKSPYQSPTDMGVNMVGFAITDDDACRDASKMEIVRRYFTAVENVRRTGVGDEQVDRLKIIMKKAGIDKNYSPARSAALTREQLTGGPVGAMVMPDGSVVTGKTSTRLGAASSLIMNALKHVSGVDLELEVISDEAIEPISKLKTHFLGSKNPRLHTDETLMALSITSATSETAARVLSGLEQLRGCDAFFSVIISPTDETVLRKLGINVCCEPKFERRGFFHR, encoded by the coding sequence ATGCGCCAGGGTTTCGACAATGCGAAGTATATCGAGCTGCAGGCTGCTCACATTAAGGAGCGCATCTCACAGTTTGGTGGCAAGCTCTATTTGGAGTTTGGCGGCAAGCTGTTCGATGACTATCATGCGAGCCGCGTGCTGCCGGGTTTTGAACCGGACAGCAAGTTCCGCATGCTCAAGAGCATCGCCGACGATGTCGAGGTTATCATCGCGATCAACGCGAACCATATCGAGAAAAACAAGGCTCGCGGTGACCTTGGCATTACCTATGACGAGGATGTGCTGCGCCTGGTTGACTTGTTCCGCGGCAACGGCTTTGCCGTCGCGGCTGTGGTCATCACCCAGTACGCCGGCCAGCCTGCTGCCGATGTGTTCCGCAACCGCCTGAACGCGCTCGGCATTCCTGCCAAGCTGCACTATCCCATCGAGGGCTACCCGCACGATGTCGATCTGATCGTGTCCGATGATGGCTACGGCAAGAACGAGTTTGTCGAGACCACCCGACCGCTCGTCGTGGTCACTGCCCCCGGTCCTGGCTCGGGCAAGCTTGCCACCTGCCTGTCTCAGCTCTATCACGAGCACAAGCATGGCACGGCCGCCGGCTATGCCAAATTCGAGACCTTCCCGGTTTGGAATCTGCCCCTTACGCATCCGGTCAACATTGCCTACGAGGCCGCCACGGCAGACCTCGATGACGCCAACATCATCGACTCCTTCCACCTTGAGGCCTACAACAAGACCACGGTCAACTACAACCGCGACGTCGAGGCCTTCCCGGTAGTCCGTGCCCTGATGGAAAAGATCCTGGGCAAGAGCCCCTACCAGAGCCCTACGGACATGGGCGTCAATATGGTTGGCTTTGCCATCACCGATGACGATGCCTGCCGCGACGCTTCCAAGATGGAGATCGTCCGCCGCTACTTTACCGCGGTCGAAAATGTGCGCCGTACCGGCGTGGGCGATGAGCAAGTCGACCGTCTCAAGATTATTATGAAGAAAGCCGGCATCGATAAGAACTACTCACCGGCGCGCTCGGCGGCCCTCACCAGGGAGCAGCTGACGGGCGGTCCCGTGGGTGCCATGGTCATGCCCGATGGCTCCGTGGTGACCGGTAAGACCTCCACGCGCCTGGGCGCCGCAAGTTCGCTCATTATGAACGCCCTCAAGCATGTCTCGGGCGTCGACCTTGAGCTCGAGGTCATTAGCGATGAAGCGATCGAGCCCATCAGCAAGCTCAAGACGCATTTCCTGGGCAGCAAAAACCCGCGCCTCCACACCGACGAGACGCTTATGGCGCTGTCGATCACCTCGGCCACGAGTGAGACGGCCGCTCGCGTCCTTTCGGGCCTGGAGCAGTTGCGCGGTTGCGATGCTTTCTTTAGCGTTATCATCTCGCCGACGGACGAGACGGTACTGCGCAAACTGGGTATCAACGTGTGCTGCGAGCCCAAGTTTGAGCGCCGTGGTTTCTTCCATCGCTAA